In Sodalis ligni, a single genomic region encodes these proteins:
- a CDS encoding MT-A70 family methyltransferase, whose protein sequence is MKFKLIYADPPWQYRDKSKDGERGVQFKYPVMTVTDICRLPVWDLADPASCLLAMWHVPSMPLEALKVVEAWGFRFMTMKGFTWHKTNPCKGNSAIGMGHLTRANSEDCMFAVRGRLPVRASAGICQHQTAPRGEHSAKPDLFRRLLVELVGDVPRIELFARNRVPGWDSWGNACDKSVELSAAMVRSIGQQN, encoded by the coding sequence GTGAAATTTAAGCTTATTTACGCCGACCCGCCCTGGCAATATCGCGATAAATCCAAGGACGGCGAGCGGGGCGTTCAATTCAAGTATCCCGTCATGACCGTTACCGATATCTGCCGGTTGCCGGTCTGGGATTTAGCCGATCCCGCATCCTGTCTGTTGGCGATGTGGCACGTACCCTCTATGCCCCTTGAGGCATTGAAGGTTGTGGAGGCCTGGGGGTTCCGCTTTATGACGATGAAAGGCTTCACCTGGCATAAAACAAACCCGTGCAAAGGGAATTCCGCTATCGGCATGGGCCATTTGACGCGCGCTAATTCCGAAGACTGCATGTTTGCCGTGCGGGGCAGATTGCCCGTGCGGGCAAGCGCCGGCATCTGCCAGCACCAGACGGCGCCGCGCGGCGAACACAGCGCCAAGCCCGATTTGTTTCGTCGCTTACTGGTGGAACTGGTGGGCGACGTCCCGCGTATCGAACTCTTTGCCCGAAACCGGGTACCGGGCTGGGATAGTTGGGGCAATGCCTGTGACAAATCCGTCGAGCTTTCCGCCGCTATGGTCAGGAGTATAGGCCAGCAAAATTGA
- a CDS encoding NAD(P)H-dependent oxidoreductase, with protein MNVLIVYAHPEPRSLNGSLKDFSVRHLEDAGHHVQVSDLYAMKWKASLDAQDSTAWPADARFDASLASKEAYETGTQRHDIALEQEKLRWADAVILQFPLWWFSMPAILKGWVERVYAYGFAYGVGEHSDNHWGDRYGEGAMAGKRAMLLVTTGGWESHYGPRGINGPIEDILFPIQHGILYYPGFDVVPPFVIYRTGRTDEERYGHIRDALGQRLDTLWTAAPIPFRPQNTGAYDIPALTLRPDLAPGEEGLRVHIAKE; from the coding sequence ATGAATGTCCTGATTGTCTATGCCCATCCGGAACCCCGGTCCTTAAATGGTTCCCTGAAGGATTTTTCGGTCAGGCATCTTGAGGATGCCGGCCATCATGTACAGGTATCGGACCTGTACGCCATGAAATGGAAGGCCTCCCTCGACGCGCAAGACAGTACGGCGTGGCCGGCCGATGCGCGCTTTGACGCCTCCCTGGCGTCCAAAGAGGCTTATGAAACGGGCACCCAGCGCCATGATATCGCCCTTGAGCAGGAAAAACTCAGGTGGGCGGATGCGGTTATCCTGCAGTTCCCCCTGTGGTGGTTCTCCATGCCGGCCATTCTCAAGGGTTGGGTGGAGCGCGTTTATGCCTATGGCTTCGCTTACGGGGTGGGTGAACACTCCGACAACCATTGGGGCGATCGCTACGGCGAAGGTGCGATGGCGGGAAAGCGGGCGATGCTGCTGGTCACCACCGGCGGGTGGGAGTCCCATTACGGCCCCCGCGGCATTAACGGCCCCATTGAGGATATCTTATTCCCTATTCAGCATGGGATATTGTATTACCCCGGTTTCGATGTCGTGCCGCCATTCGTTATCTACCGTACCGGCCGCACCGATGAAGAACGATATGGCCATATCCGCGACGCCTTGGGGCAACGTCTTGATACGCTGTGGACCGCTGCGCCTATCCCCTTCCGTCCGCAGAATACGGGTGCCTACGATATTCCGGCACTGACGCTGCGCCCCGATCTCGCGCCGGGAGAGGAGGGGCTGCGCGTGCATATCGCCAAGGAATAG
- a CDS encoding LysR family transcriptional regulator produces the protein MNSLRRLDLNLLITLDVLLAEHNVTRAAERLNFSQPSVSVHLAKLREIFGDPLLLPGPRGMRPTARADALREPLRQALEALESAVSPASPFDPAASQHTWRVAASDYGESTILLPALAGLRSAAPSARLAFIESVPSGLARQAEQGEIDLALHTSEGAPSGLHRRALFTERYVLAGRAGHPRLKKPPTLAQFCELDHVMVSPDGGGFYGVTDTALAQLGLTRRVVLSVPHFLLLRSVLAATDLVAIMPLRLMDGLPALQVVEPPVAVPGFEMSMLWHERVHRDPAHQWLRDYIAASCDSPMAG, from the coding sequence ATGAATAGCCTGCGCCGCCTTGACCTTAATCTGCTGATCACGCTGGACGTACTGCTGGCGGAACACAACGTCACCCGTGCGGCGGAGCGCCTGAATTTTTCCCAACCGTCGGTAAGCGTACATCTGGCCAAACTCAGAGAAATTTTCGGCGATCCGCTGTTGTTGCCCGGACCACGGGGGATGCGGCCCACCGCCAGGGCCGATGCTCTGCGCGAGCCTTTGCGGCAGGCGCTGGAGGCTCTTGAATCCGCGGTATCCCCCGCCAGCCCCTTTGATCCCGCCGCGTCCCAACATACCTGGCGCGTCGCCGCGTCCGATTACGGCGAATCCACTATTCTGCTGCCGGCGCTGGCGGGATTGCGCAGCGCAGCGCCCAGCGCCCGGCTGGCCTTTATTGAATCGGTTCCGTCCGGCCTTGCCAGACAGGCGGAACAGGGTGAAATCGATCTGGCCCTTCATACCAGCGAAGGGGCGCCTTCCGGCCTGCATCGCCGGGCGCTGTTTACCGAGCGCTATGTCCTGGCCGGCCGGGCCGGTCATCCCCGCTTGAAAAAACCGCCGACCCTGGCGCAGTTCTGCGAGCTCGATCATGTGATGGTGTCGCCGGACGGCGGCGGGTTTTACGGCGTAACGGATACCGCCCTCGCCCAATTGGGCCTGACGCGCCGGGTGGTGCTTTCCGTTCCCCATTTCCTGTTGCTCAGATCGGTGCTGGCCGCCACCGACCTGGTGGCGATAATGCCCTTGCGACTGATGGACGGCCTGCCGGCGCTGCAGGTCGTCGAACCGCCCGTTGCCGTGCCGGGCTTCGAAATGTCCATGCTCTGGCATGAACGGGTTCATCGCGATCCCGCCCATCAATGGCTGCGGGACTATATCGCGGCTTCCTGTGATTCCCCGATGGCGGGATAG
- a CDS encoding epoxide hydrolase family protein → MAIQPFTLRIAQSELNDLKLRLAATRWIESIDDDSWREGTSLNFMRHLVDYWRDRFDWRAQEARLNAFPHFIAGVDGQRIHFIHQRGKGPSPMPLILTHGWPGSFVEMLDIIPYLTDPARFGGSESDAFDVIVPSLPGYGFSSAPTVPGVGAGQTAHLWAALMGKLGYGRFALQGGDLGAGVSSWLARLYPARVIGLHLNFIPGSYRPYIDDKQPLTEEEQDFAGQSAAWANEQGAYGHVQGTRPQSLAFALNDSPAGLAAWIAEKFRAWSDCDGDLEKAISLDVLLTNISLYWFTRTIGSSFRMYVEGRRNPLLLSAGERISPPLAVAHFPKELPMPPQSWVRRGYNLQRWSSMPHGGHFAALERPQELAADIRRFFNTLR, encoded by the coding sequence ATGGCCATACAACCTTTTACGTTACGGATTGCGCAATCCGAGTTAAACGATTTGAAATTACGCCTGGCAGCCACCCGCTGGATTGAGTCCATAGACGACGACAGCTGGCGTGAGGGAACCTCGTTAAATTTTATGCGGCATCTTGTTGACTACTGGCGGGACAGGTTTGACTGGCGGGCGCAGGAAGCCCGGCTTAATGCTTTTCCCCATTTTATCGCCGGGGTTGACGGTCAGCGGATCCATTTTATCCATCAGCGCGGCAAAGGGCCTTCTCCCATGCCGCTGATCCTGACTCACGGCTGGCCCGGTTCCTTTGTGGAGATGCTTGATATTATCCCCTACCTGACGGATCCGGCCCGTTTCGGCGGCAGTGAATCCGATGCTTTCGATGTTATAGTGCCTTCATTGCCCGGTTATGGTTTCTCGTCCGCGCCGACGGTACCCGGCGTGGGCGCCGGCCAAACCGCGCACCTATGGGCCGCCTTGATGGGGAAGCTGGGTTACGGCAGGTTCGCCCTGCAGGGCGGCGATTTGGGGGCGGGAGTATCAAGCTGGCTGGCAAGGCTTTATCCGGCCAGAGTGATTGGCCTGCATCTGAATTTTATTCCGGGCTCGTATCGCCCTTATATAGATGACAAACAGCCGCTAACCGAGGAAGAACAGGATTTTGCAGGCCAAAGCGCCGCATGGGCCAATGAGCAAGGGGCTTACGGGCATGTGCAGGGTACGCGTCCGCAAAGCCTGGCGTTTGCTCTTAACGATTCGCCGGCGGGGCTTGCCGCATGGATCGCGGAAAAATTCCGGGCCTGGAGCGACTGTGACGGAGATCTGGAAAAGGCCATATCGCTGGATGTTCTGTTAACCAATATTTCCCTTTACTGGTTTACCCGCACCATCGGCTCCTCCTTCCGTATGTATGTCGAGGGGCGCCGGAATCCTCTGCTGTTATCTGCCGGTGAACGCATCAGTCCGCCGCTGGCGGTGGCGCATTTTCCCAAAGAGCTCCCAATGCCGCCGCAAAGCTGGGTGCGCAGGGGCTACAATCTGCAGCGCTGGAGCAGCATGCCTCACGGCGGCCATTTTGCCGCGTTGGAACGCCCGCAAGAGCTGGCGGCTGACATACGGCGTTTTTTTAATACACTACGCTGA
- a CDS encoding ROK family transcriptional regulator encodes MFTLTGLCHNAGLFPADCQVKPTMKEPGKGPALLRQYNEMHVLSYLRQQRISSRLDIARALSLSKNTISLIIDDFIAAGLVAEIGVAQSSSSGRPKIHIALRPEKMKSAGIMVERQHLHWAVYDYFSELLEQKTLVIDTADADSVVGEIARLCAWMHRRYPELIGIGVGFPGIIDPQNGYMHVSSHLGWQQVDILAALRRSVPLPVGVMNIVKAAALVSRQHGTTAPADEPAFYLRIAEGIGGTLITRHGVYYGGSWTAGEVGHLNVASDGPVCTCGQRGCLESLIGLSAINAQLGQLQPGLRWADRTQAPALVDKAIARAGELLGNALSQIIHLVNPKTLLIDCVYNVSPLFTERVLTVARHRTLPFAYGHTHIRFLPDSYDPAQGLALAMILRHEHIEL; translated from the coding sequence GTGTTTACCCTGACCGGGTTATGCCATAATGCCGGCTTATTTCCCGCCGATTGCCAGGTTAAACCAACAATGAAAGAGCCAGGAAAGGGCCCCGCGCTGCTGCGTCAATATAATGAAATGCATGTGCTGTCTTATTTACGCCAACAGCGGATCAGTTCACGTCTTGATATTGCCCGCGCGCTTTCATTAAGTAAAAATACCATTTCCCTTATCATCGACGATTTTATCGCCGCGGGTTTGGTTGCTGAAATCGGCGTTGCCCAGTCCAGCTCCAGCGGCCGCCCCAAAATTCATATCGCCCTTAGGCCGGAGAAAATGAAATCCGCCGGGATTATGGTGGAGCGTCAGCATCTGCACTGGGCGGTATATGATTATTTTTCCGAGCTGCTGGAACAAAAGACATTGGTTATTGATACCGCCGACGCCGACAGCGTGGTAGGGGAAATTGCCCGCCTCTGCGCTTGGATGCACCGTCGTTATCCTGAGCTTATCGGTATCGGCGTCGGCTTTCCCGGTATTATCGATCCGCAGAACGGCTATATGCATGTCTCATCCCATCTGGGCTGGCAGCAGGTGGACATCTTGGCGGCGCTACGCCGCAGCGTGCCTTTGCCGGTGGGGGTAATGAATATCGTCAAGGCGGCGGCGCTGGTCTCGCGCCAGCATGGAACCACCGCTCCCGCCGATGAACCCGCTTTTTACCTGCGGATTGCCGAAGGTATCGGCGGCACGTTGATTACCCGGCACGGCGTTTATTACGGCGGCAGTTGGACCGCCGGTGAAGTGGGCCATCTTAACGTGGCATCCGATGGCCCTGTTTGTACCTGCGGGCAGAGGGGTTGCCTGGAATCGCTCATTGGATTATCCGCCATCAACGCGCAGCTGGGCCAGCTACAGCCGGGCTTACGGTGGGCCGATCGAACGCAGGCTCCGGCGCTGGTGGATAAAGCGATCGCCCGGGCAGGAGAGTTGCTGGGCAATGCCCTTAGCCAGATCATTCATCTGGTGAACCCCAAGACCTTGCTTATCGATTGCGTCTACAACGTGTCGCCGCTCTTTACCGAACGGGTATTAACCGTGGCGCGGCATCGTACTCTCCCTTTTGCCTATGGCCATACCCATATCCGCTTCCTGCCTGATAGCTACGACCCGGCACAGGGATTGGCCCTGGCGATGATACTGCGTCATGAACACATTGAACTCTAG